One window from the genome of Nicotiana sylvestris chromosome 9, ASM39365v2, whole genome shotgun sequence encodes:
- the LOC138877967 gene encoding uncharacterized protein: MNREEVKEKVKETSKTLPPIPRPPPPFPQRRARKVDDNKLEKFYDILKQLSVNIPFVEAFQEMPERRLRAFTIPCTIGARDFARALYDNGASINLMPLAIYKQSGLGMSIPTSMRLQMFDRSIKRPVGIVDDVLVKVGEFHLPADFVFLDCVVDKEIPIILGRAFLATGRALMDSERNEIKFRMNDEEVTFQARKGMKLPHEYESISVIDVVDEVEDAVEMKMEEQCLGEVLAAILVEQLLNVLKKQRQAIGWTIVDIQGILIEICEHKIQLENESKPSVEHQ; this comes from the exons ATGAATCGAGAAgaggtaaaggaaaaggtaaaagagacatcaaaaactctaccacctattcctagacctcctcctccTTTCCCTCAAAGACGTGCTAGGAAGGTTGATGATAACAAACTCGAAAAGTTCTATGACATTCTCAAGCAGTTATCGGTGAATATCccatttgtggaagcatttcaagagatgccAG aaagaagactcagggctttcaccattccatgcactattggggcgCGTGATTTTGCAAGAGCTCTTTATGATAATGGGGCTAGCATCAACTTAATGCCTCTTGCTATTTACAAGCAATCGGGGTTAGGTATGTCGATACCTACAAGTATGAGGTTGCAAATGTTCGATCGTTCCATAAAGAGACCGGTGGGAATTGTCGATGATGTGCTTGTGAAAGTGGGAGAGTTCCATTTGCCCGCCGATTTCGTATTCCTTGATTGTGTAGTTGataaagagatccctatcatcttGGGGAGAGCATTTCTTGCCACAGGAAGAGCATTGATGGATTCGGAACGGAATGAGATCAAGTTCCGTATGAATGATGAAGAGGTCACATTCCAAGCAAGAAAGGGTATGAAACTTCCACATGAATATGAAAGCATctcggtgattgatgttgttgatgaGGTGGAAGATGCAGTTGAAATGaagatggaagaacaatgcctCGGTGAGGTGTTGGCGGCTATTTTG gtagaacaattATTGAATGTCTTGAAGAAGCAGAGGCAAGCTATTGGGTGGACAATTGTGGACATCCAAGGGATTCTCATCGAAATTTGCGAACAcaagatccaattggagaatGAGAGTAAACCAAGTGTGGAGCATCAATGA